cgttgtttggattatgtaaaagtaattactaaatcaaacacaattgagagacttaaAAGAGACTCTcaccccatatgagtaagtctaagtaatgaatgctttaactaagtataaatcTAGGCAgttattactaaagttaaacaagaaggatgtaatcccccgtaaatttataaattttattaatatattttaacgtatattatttatatttaaatagaatttatgaattttagtaataaatatataattaacgtgtatttatttattacattttaatattttcaacaatttacgaaatcgaaaatgattttagaattttaaggtaaaacgaatttgaattacgaaaatcgattgaaattagaaatttgGATTCTAACAActtaaatcctactcctagcccaattgggaaaagcccaaaccaaaaataaaaaaacaaaacccaaaccaatactcccttttctcttttctaATCCACGTAAAACCAAAGCAAGACATACACTACTCCTTCAATCTCACGTACAGCAAAACCCTCAACCTCTCAGCCGttttctctcctccttcacGTCGTTGCTCAGCTGCCGGCCACCGTCACTTCAGGCCGGACCACCATCGCCCTTTACCGCCGGTAATCCTTCTTCGATCTCCCTTTCGTTCTCCTTTCTCTTCTCTCTCTTTGCTTCATTCTTTCCTGCTATTGAATTGCAGCAACCACCGCAACGACCCCCGCTTCCCACCAGCGACCAACCGCACCACCACCGACTGCCCAGTACCGGCCCCTGTTGCCGCGTCGCGTCGCCCAGTAGCTGCAGCCTCCCTCCTTTCTCTGTCACGCGCGAAATTGCAGCTCCCTCTCTTCTTGCTTCTTGCGtgcacaaccaccaccacccacaAGCGTCGCCAACCTCCGCGACCACCTGCACCGCCGTCACGCAGCCCGCCGTCAGCCAGCTCCCCTCCTATCTCCTTTGGTTATTTCCAAacccttaaaactaattaatgttttaattacgttttaataatttaatttatgtttcttgaattaaatttatgatttttatgattaagttatgaaatttcagattatatgtggttgaaattaatttaattattttcagatttgttaactacgtttaagttagggttttaatgaagttttattaatttaattcatgctccttgaatataaattataagttattatgattaaattatattttcatattatatactatgtttaaataataaatttaattttcagattatgtaattgaattgaaataaggaatttaattattaaagcatggatttttaaggttttaatattctaaaaccataatagaatgattatatatattattaaagctattatttttatgattttaagaacgttgagtatgttttgtggacgtttgaaattattttatattgctggaaattttaaaagagatgttttattggagtttagaacgttttgggatcattagtttaataagctattatgcttggaggttatttagttaagtttagatattggggatggttcaaaatatgtttagggtgtatttagagtactttagtattgctgtaaattgttggatattgattggggaattttattggttgtttttaggcggagaattctttgtaggcgacttttgaattcgttaaagtggcctatcaatttgtttacacaaggtacgtacatacccgtgtgcttggaatgagtgtgatttgttgaaaccatattgaaatgattcatgaacttcgttatgtcgaaatgattaaggaacttggttatgttgaaattgttgatgaactaggttatgttgaaagtgcatgtttaatattgttggatggacatgttaagcatatatatttcgttatgagaattatagcatgttggtatggatgattgatgcgaacatgttggttgggaacattagattattatttatatatattgattcagatcgattgtttattgttcccttttagcttttcactactttataagggccgaggaccttgtttaataagttgaaaccttatacccatatagaggggttgatcagtattaaaggaaaggttgaattaattggaataagtcttgtgtgacatctctgtgatcacttgcttaattcaaagataaaagaagttgtgtttacttgttgaatataatatttatgtttgatgagtcataaccaagtattaaaagttaagtcatgtaaagtgaacatgagtagcaatagctttagactgtgcacgtctaaagtgtcggacaatcaggagttggggtcatgggtagcctatggctttttctggggccggattgatcaccggttctatttttatttaaaagtccctcgatatcgcaggtcattggggtttacggagtcgcgcccgtacctcgtcttccttagtgaagaagaagaagtttctagtagacaactcagtccattgactatttcaattaaaataatgttaatgatacaaaggtctagttcagtcaaatatagttttcaagtcaatatattttgattatccttgcttatgttttatttagtatcatgttaggattgttcatttaatatagaatcatgttaggactattattgatttagtatgtagtactcagctttgctgattacgtgcttttgcttgtgcatgttgatcatggctatgccttattgatcctgtgatgacccaatctttggtgagcagtctctaaggatcaataagcattgtccatctgcaggtttgaagatgttgcatcattgggatcgggaatagagagcttgtatttagttttgttttgataagttgacttgggtttgtttaatcggactttaaacttgtcgtactatttatatttccttattttcttttattggtttttgggattaaacctgtaatcgattatttataaacctaaagttagttttatgttttccgctgcaaaattctgaataagccgttacgttttcacacgggcgataatgccttgataattctctacgttttataaaaaggttattttagaaaagagagaattgtcgaggtgttacaaagtggtatctagaagctaaggttttactttaaaaaaattttaggcgcctaactatctagttatttaaaataaatttcttaaaaatcgagattctacgtattatagtgttaaaaaaattggtacttttttttggggggccgatttcattttaccttgtttgaaagtatacgatattccttatttacgttcgaaatcaaattatttttccaagttaaagtgatactttggacatttttattttttttattatttattattcaaacaaataaataaaaataatatgaatacattttttttaaaaaggagttcaatttttttttctttttaaagttgtttcaagatttagaattcgttaattaggaaatataaatctttttcgaattaataactttattttctaatttattcgctacgcatttccttaatttattttactttatttattttatatttttatttatgttattattctatgttataattttcttatattagcgtccttttaccttgttatttaaattatttcaatgctttagcttatgagagatgggtagtataagaagggcatataagatagaattatatgtgcattagtggcTAGTCAACGCTagcattagaaattgattgttatgtacgtgcgtgtgctaattgtttaagtgttacatttacaagtgcataaagaattgtttgattccaccaaacttatcgattactgaaccttgtttatgttttggctggaaaatcgttagtgagaccttgaattgtttatttcaggaataaaatgtttctttccaagtataccaatataggatccttcgagaaacttgatatagaaaccccagatatttatgtgaagaaaattgtgtttggatgtgaatattatgctaaggttcaagggcaacctatcttaatgagaaaggatatcatagcagccactatcattaattgcttacctaacaaatttccatacctagaactcaaggaaaagtttaaagacatgcattctgataatggaactccaaacttggctaagtatggaacttgggatggtagatggaaatatgattcagaaattctgaccaccattattgaagcggcagaaagtgggtttagagacggtaaaatcgtagggagtcatgttggggattcagttacagaagaacctatgggaattagtgtaaataatgacctagaggaaaatgatgtagctgtggagaatgagaatgtaggtgttgaggcagagaatcctaacccagcggctcatgagccaaccattgagatctctagtgattcggatgcagagctcgaaagtgaacaggagatggcaagtgagcctaatcaagatgaagacatgggtgaagatgcaaaccctaaggaagaccccgatgaagaccctgaagaagagttcgataatcttgagatctaaatttcacttcgcaagtttcaggagcaatggataggcaagaggccacaaatattttgaagtcataaatagttaattagctcttttatgttttgaagaataagtagcaaagctacaactgtttaaggtttaagtttattgaagtttgaaatgttttttattattttcaaggatgtaataaacctctatggagttagcaataaaagttaaagttttcaaggaattgttctttattctattttgaggattccataataccccaacctctaggtagtacgtcgtggattaatcttcctattggttgcatactcagtgtgaatgatggatcaatttaattgccacaaaaatattaaatgatttgagtacataaaggaagtgagggccaatctagaccctcatgaccaatatgattcaaaatgttatgccttatgtgcagtgtgtaaacgtctttcgtgaattattgaggatgattatttttcaatgattattgcatcttgtagacgatcgttgcaccttcgtaaacgattgtcgggccttcgtaaatgatgtgtattaatgtggacattgttggttgaggcgatctttatggtcaattcaagtattaaattgtatgggataacgtataagtgatgtttcaaacctaaagtagagtatactaattgcaggtcgcgttctagaatggccaacaacaatgatctagctgctgcgattcgcctcttggcggaaaagctaacccatgagagaactgagcgccccgattctgcaggagaaatgtttgaaagactttctaaggttaagccaccgtatttcaatgggcaagcagacccaaccttcctggaaaactggattagggaatttgagaaactatttgaggctgtgagttgccctgggagtatgagagtaagtcaagctgtcctatatctaaaagatgaagccgatttgtggtggaaagaaaatggaaatagactaagtgctgttgagggattcaattgggattcattcatagttgccttgagggggaagttttatcctccttttatgagaaagcagaaagcgcaggagtttatcaaccttaggatggggaatatgactattgctgaatactatagcaactttatagctttgtcgaggtttgcgcctgaggtggtagctactgaggagctaaaggctcaaaggtttgagcaagggctgactgatgaaattcaattgggattaggtggagaaacctttacatccttagacatagtgtacgggagagctgctcatatttatggtctgcagtctagaagggaaaagaaaactgtggtaattggggaaaagaggaaagattttaatgctgggggtaaccaagaaaactttaaaaggaatagaaacggaaatgggaatggaaatggaaatttccatggaggaaacaatcaggggcaccacaacaactcgaacccatatgagagagtgcatcattgcaagatgtgcagtaacaatcaccctggtaagaactgcaaaggagaattagtggcctgcaactattgtcagaaaagggggcatagggagtatgagtgcttcactaagcacagaaaggaacaaaatagcaATGGAGttggaaaccaagtgaggtttaaccaatCTGGAGGTCagaattcaaagcctggaggggcacaaaacaatcaggAGAAccataataagcctgcaaatgataacaacaacccgaataaggctccaggaaagttgtacatgatgaatcagaatgaaaatgaacgatctgccgatatagattctggtacttttctattaacttcgTGCTAGTTAAAACATTATTTGATTCGGTAGAAACTTATTATTTCGTTTTGTCATTTAAGagtctaaagttagtagttttagtgaaatatgaattttgaggatagaattcgtcgaaagagaattttggttagctattccctgaggtgagttacgagggcgtaactcgttttctttaaggggggtagaatgcgatagaaattcgcgcttttttttacctattttatggcacttttatgcattttttttatgcttattttaacatattttacaagtttaggcaaagcaaatagactctccgcataagaaaaggtgttcattagtaacacaaacagctttgagtggcaaaagagtgcacaaagGTGGCACAAGTAGTTCTCTattaagaataagttaaaagcttttggggaaaatgtgggaaatttcttgtcaagtttcgggacgaaacttcttttaagaggggtagattgtaatcccccgtaaatttataaattttattaatatattttaacgtatattatttatatttaaatagaatttatgaattttagtaataaatatataattaacgtgtatttatttattacattttaatattttcaacaatttacgaaatcgaaaatgattttagaattttaaggtaaaacgaatttgaattacgaaaatcgattgaaattagaaatttgGATTCTAACAActtaaatcctactcctagcccaattgggaaaagcccaaaccaaaaataaaaaaacaaaacccaaaccaatactcccttttctcttttctaATCCACGTAAAACCAAAGCAAGACATACACTACTCCTTCAATCTCACGTACAGCAAAACCCTCAACCTCTCAGCCGttttctctcctccttcacGTCGTTGCTCAGCTGCCGGCCACCGTCACTTCAGGCCGGACCACCATCGCCCTTTACCGCCGGTAATCCTTCTTCGATCTCCCTTTCGTTCTCCTTTCTCTTCTCTCTCTTTGCTTCATTCTTTCCTGCTATTGAATTGCAGCAACCACCGCAACGACCCCCGCTTCCCACCAGCGACCAACCGCACCACCACCGACTGCCCAGTACCGGCCCCTGTTGCCGCGTCGCGTCGCCCAGTAGCTGCAGCCTCCCTCCTTTCTCTGTCACGCGCGAAATTGCAGCTCCCTCTCTTCTTGCTTCTTGCGtgcacaaccaccaccacccacaAGCGTCGCCAACCTCCGCGACCACCTGCACCGCCGTCACGCAGCCCGCCGTCAGCCAGCTCCCCTCCTATCTCCTTTGGTTATTTCCAAacccttaaaactaattaatgttttaattacgttttaataatttaatttatgtttcttgaattaaatttatgatttttatgattaagttatgaaatttcagattatatgtggttgaaattaatttaattattttcagatttgttaactacgtttaagttagggttttaatgaagttttattaatttaattcatgctccttgaatataaattataagttattatgattaaattatattttcatattatatactatgtttaaataataaatttaattttcagattatgtaattgaattgaaataaggaatttaattattaaagcatggatttttaaggttttaatattctaaaaccataatagaatgattatatatattattaaagctattatttttatgattttaagaacgttgagtatgttttgtggacgtttgaaattattttatattgctggaaattttaaaagagatgttttattggagtttagaacgttttgggatcattagtttaataagctattatgcttggaggttatttagttaagtttagatattggggatggttcaaaatatgtttagggtgtatttagagtactttagtattgctgtaaattgttggatattgattggggaattttattggttgtttttaggcggagaattctttgtaggcgacttttgaattcgttaaagtggcctatcaatttgtttacacaaggtacgtacatacccgtgtgcttggaatgagtgtgatttgttgaaaccatattgaaatgattcatgaacttcgttatgtcgaaatgattaaggaacttggttatgttgaaattgttgatgaactaggttatgttgaaagtgcatgtttaatattgttggatggacatgttaagcatatatatttcgttatgagaattatagcatgttggtatggatgattgatgcgaacatgttggttgggaacattagattattatttatatatattgattcagatcgattgtttattgttcccttttagcttttcactactttataagggccgaggaccttgtttaataagttgaaaccttatacccatatagaggggttgatcagtattaaaggaaaggttgaattaattggaataagtcttgtgtgacatctctgtgatcacttgcttaattcaaagataaaagaagttgtgtttacttgttgaatataatatttatgtttgatgagtcataaccaagtattaaaagttaagtcatgtaaagtgaacatgagtagcaatagctttagactgtgcacgtctaaagtgtcggacaatcaggagttggggtcatgggtagcctatggctttttctggggccggattgatcaccggttctatttttatttaaaagtccctcgatatcgcaggtcattggggtttacggagtcgcgcccgtacctcgtcttccttagtgaagaagaagaagtttctagtagacaactcagtccattgactatttcaattaaaataatgttaatgatacaaaggtctagttcagtcaaatatagttttcaagtcaatatattttgattatccttgcttatgttttatttagtatcatgttaggattgttcatttaatatagaatcatgtt
This genomic stretch from Spinacia oleracea cultivar Varoflay chromosome 3, BTI_SOV_V1, whole genome shotgun sequence harbors:
- the LOC130469272 gene encoding uncharacterized protein, yielding MFLSKYTNIGSFEKLDIETPDIYVKKIVFGCEYYAKVQGQPILMRKDIIAATIINCLPNKFPYLELKEKFKDMHSDNGTPNLAKYGTWDGRWKYDSEILTTIIEAAESGFRDGKIVGSHVGDSVTEEPMGISVNNDLEENDVAVENENVGVEAENPNPAAHEPTIEISSDSDAELESEQEMASEPNQDEDMGEDANPKEDPDEDPEEEFDNLEI
- the LOC130469273 gene encoding uncharacterized protein, with product MANNNDLAAAIRLLAEKLTHERTERPDSAGEMFERLSKVKPPYFNGQADPTFLENWIREFEKLFEAVSCPGSMRVSQAVLYLKDEADLWWKENGNRLSAVEGFNWDSFIVALRGKFYPPFMRKQKAQEFINLRMGNMTIAEYYSNFIALSRFAPEVVATEELKAQRFEQGLTDEIQLGLGGETFTSLDIVYGRAAHIYGLQSRREKKTVVIGEKRKDFNAGGNQENFKRNRNGNGNGNGNFHGGNNQGHHNNSNPYERVHHCKMCSNNHPGKNCKGELVACNYCQKRGHREYECFTKHRKEQNSNGVGNQVRFNQSGGQNSKPGGAQNNQENHNKPANDNNNPNKAPGKLYMMNQNENERSADIDSGGEFFVGDF